In Streptomyces sp. NBC_00433, a single genomic region encodes these proteins:
- a CDS encoding pentapeptide repeat-containing protein: MFRNAKIFATAFADCRMVGADFQFTEMHNVRFVNCDLTGAQFGNVKMGTVRAGLACEEPARV; this comes from the coding sequence ATGTTCCGGAACGCGAAAATCTTTGCCACAGCCTTCGCTGATTGCCGAATGGTCGGAGCTGACTTTCAGTTCACGGAGATGCACAACGTGCGCTTCGTGAACTGTGACCTCACTGGCGCTCAGTTCGGCAACGTCAAGATGGGAACGGTCCGGGCCGGGCTGGCGTGCGAGGAACCGGCTCGGGTATAG
- a CDS encoding RICIN domain-containing protein, protein MKRQHVQPPRRRRLALWSVAVVALLTGAVGTQPATATALRPTAAVPAAPASGTDGFTAGNAAIASVDLAGTWGFTPVGRSATSITVPGGGWYKQGFTDVNEAVYSRTITVPDSGQPQSTWIEFGAVNHQATLSVDGRTVATKTTAFTPSNFDISAYATPGTTHTITVDVKGRGALKNPANGRYLVPDAADWAEAVPQGIFRSAFLRVYPAVYVSDTFVRTSVANQTLTYDASVTNTSGAARTVTLTGSLASDNGTSFSYPALPSKTVSVAAHSTVKVTVGPVAWNLGSSSYWWPNVPYRQGYRAQLHRLTVHAATDDGRTSDATYRFGFRESSQNGEYYYLNGVRVNFRGDNLQGADFDRVNNGGKGDAYDTLPGFLAPSSGNGGWPQAVDNYQRLNYNVVRIHQEPASPYMLDVADEMGLMIIDETGIRGSNSLQDFVAGHDNMVDHARSLTLRDRNHPAVIRWSQSNEPGSSGMDSEQFEKDLYAAMNGNDGTRPVSVDSWVGAPANPYPTMTYANFDVFAHYLDGFGNYGEKVVSVSGRPDGEGEYIWPKCNTKQGFEWFATTMVAKRAKDASDLRPYTLLSAWAGVIPGVRTTDFTPEEGGHPLYGVDNLSDPWSNPQIQRVQAAFNPVAAVDLPYWSASGVSDSNGTFPLTQAVPGYAANSTVNRTISVFNDDFTGTAVGFAWSAHLDSATGPVIASGNTTLTVPLGSKATQTVSFTAPSSGSRVYLVLSTSKAGTTVFNDAVEYFTLSGGGSTGPAPGSYRIVNRNSGKPLAIAGNSTADGAKAVQQTGGGTWTLSASGSAFTLRYNPTGKVLDVNGGSTTTGLQLEQWTANGGTNQQWYVRSTGDGYYTIISHDSGLAADVSGQSTSDGAQVVQWTANNGANQQWQLTPS, encoded by the coding sequence GTGAAGCGACAACACGTACAGCCGCCGCGCCGTCGACGCCTGGCCCTTTGGTCCGTGGCCGTCGTGGCGCTGCTGACCGGGGCTGTGGGAACACAGCCGGCCACGGCGACCGCCCTAAGGCCCACGGCGGCCGTTCCCGCCGCGCCGGCCTCCGGCACCGACGGCTTCACCGCGGGCAACGCCGCCATCGCGTCGGTCGACCTGGCCGGCACGTGGGGCTTCACCCCGGTGGGCCGGTCGGCGACGTCGATCACCGTGCCGGGCGGCGGCTGGTACAAGCAGGGCTTCACCGATGTGAACGAGGCGGTGTACTCCCGCACCATCACCGTGCCGGACTCCGGGCAGCCGCAGTCCACATGGATCGAGTTCGGCGCGGTGAACCACCAGGCGACCCTGTCGGTCGACGGGCGGACGGTGGCGACCAAGACCACCGCCTTCACGCCGTCGAACTTCGACATCAGCGCTTACGCCACACCCGGCACCACGCACACCATCACGGTCGATGTGAAGGGCAGGGGCGCCCTGAAGAACCCCGCGAACGGCAGGTATCTGGTGCCCGACGCGGCGGACTGGGCCGAGGCCGTGCCGCAGGGGATCTTCCGTTCGGCGTTCCTGCGCGTGTATCCGGCGGTGTACGTCAGCGACACGTTCGTCCGTACGTCCGTGGCCAATCAGACCCTCACCTACGACGCGTCGGTGACCAACACCTCAGGCGCCGCGCGGACGGTGACGCTGACCGGCTCGCTCGCCTCGGACAACGGCACGTCGTTCAGCTATCCGGCGCTGCCGAGCAAGACGGTCTCGGTGGCCGCCCACTCGACGGTCAAGGTGACGGTCGGGCCGGTGGCGTGGAACCTGGGCTCCTCCTCGTACTGGTGGCCCAACGTCCCCTACCGCCAGGGGTATCGCGCCCAACTGCACCGCCTGACGGTCCACGCGGCGACCGACGACGGCCGCACCAGCGACGCCACGTACCGCTTCGGATTCCGGGAGAGCAGCCAGAACGGCGAGTACTACTACCTCAACGGCGTGCGGGTGAACTTCCGCGGCGACAACCTCCAGGGCGCCGACTTCGACCGCGTCAACAACGGCGGCAAGGGCGACGCCTACGACACCCTGCCCGGCTTCCTCGCGCCCTCCTCGGGCAACGGCGGCTGGCCGCAGGCGGTCGACAACTACCAGCGGCTGAACTACAACGTGGTCCGCATTCATCAGGAGCCGGCCAGCCCCTACATGCTCGACGTGGCCGACGAGATGGGCCTGATGATCATCGACGAGACCGGCATCCGCGGCTCCAACAGCCTTCAGGACTTCGTCGCCGGGCACGACAACATGGTCGACCACGCCCGCTCGCTGACCCTGCGCGACCGCAACCACCCGGCCGTGATCCGCTGGAGCCAGAGCAACGAGCCCGGCAGCAGCGGTATGGACTCGGAGCAGTTCGAGAAGGACCTGTACGCGGCGATGAACGGCAACGACGGCACCCGGCCGGTCAGCGTCGACTCGTGGGTCGGCGCTCCGGCCAACCCCTACCCCACCATGACGTACGCCAACTTCGACGTCTTCGCGCACTACTTGGACGGTTTCGGCAACTACGGCGAGAAGGTCGTCTCGGTGTCCGGCCGGCCGGACGGCGAGGGCGAGTACATCTGGCCGAAGTGCAACACCAAACAGGGCTTCGAGTGGTTCGCCACCACGATGGTGGCCAAGCGCGCCAAGGACGCCAGCGACCTGCGTCCCTACACCCTGCTGTCCGCCTGGGCGGGCGTCATACCCGGCGTCCGTACCACCGACTTCACCCCAGAAGAGGGCGGCCACCCCCTCTACGGCGTCGACAACCTCTCCGACCCGTGGAGCAATCCGCAGATCCAGCGCGTCCAGGCCGCGTTCAACCCCGTTGCCGCGGTCGACCTGCCCTACTGGTCGGCCTCCGGCGTGTCGGACTCCAACGGCACCTTCCCGCTCACGCAAGCGGTCCCCGGATACGCCGCCAACAGCACCGTGAACCGTACGATCTCGGTGTTCAACGACGACTTCACCGGCACCGCCGTGGGCTTCGCCTGGAGCGCCCACCTCGACAGCGCCACCGGCCCGGTGATCGCCTCCGGGAACACCACCCTCACCGTCCCGCTCGGCTCGAAGGCGACGCAGACCGTGTCGTTCACCGCGCCGTCCAGCGGCTCACGGGTCTACCTCGTCCTGTCCACCAGCAAAGCCGGCACGACCGTGTTCAACGACGCGGTCGAGTACTTCACGTTGAGCGGCGGCGGGAGCACCGGTCCCGCACCGGGCTCCTACCGGATCGTCAACCGCAACAGCGGCAAGCCGCTGGCCATCGCCGGCAACTCCACCGCCGACGGCGCCAAGGCCGTCCAGCAGACCGGCGGCGGGACCTGGACCCTCAGCGCCTCCGGCAGCGCCTTCACCCTGCGCTACAACCCCACCGGCAAGGTGCTCGACGTCAACGGCGGTTCCACCACCACCGGCCTCCAGTTGGAGCAGTGGACCGCCAATGGCGGCACCAACCAGCAGTGGTACGTGCGATCCACCGGCGACGGG